GCCGTCCAGCCGCATCGGCACGTGGTCGGGGAAGAACAGCTGGTTGGACACCGCCGCGTCGAAGGTCACCCAGACGTCGCTGCCGTTGACCACCGCCTGCGACGGGATGATCCACTGCTTGTGCGCGGAGGCGGCCATGGGCAGCGCGGCGGCGAGCGCAAGCGCGAGGGCGAGGGTCTTCTTCATCGATGGGTCTCCAGGAGTGTTGGATCAGGGCCGGAACGCGAGGCTGACCGCGCCGAGTTCGCTCCGGCCCTGCGCCTTGCCGGACTGGGCGGCCTTGGCCGGCCAGTCGAATGGAATCTTGAGCAGTTCGCGTCCGCCCACCTCGCGCACCGCTTCGACCACCACGGCGTAACGGCCGGGCGCCAGGCCGGACAGGCGCGGATCGCGCGCGTCGAACTTCAGCGCATGGCGGCCTGCCGGGCGGGTGGGACCGCTCACGCCGTCGACCGGAAGCGTCTGCGTGCGCCCGGACTTGCGCCACCACTGGCGCAGGTCGGGCAGCCACTTGGTGCCGTGGCCTTCGGCGGTGTCCTTCTGCATGTACCAGACGGCCAGGTCGGCGGCGGCCTTGCCGTCGGCGCCTTCGACATACACCGCGACGTAGGGCCGGTGGTACTCGGCCACCGTCAGGCGCGGGATCTCGACCTCGACGGTCAGCTCGGCGGCGTAGACGGGCGTGGCCAGCAGGCCGCCGAGGACGATGGTCAGGGGAATGCGCATGGGTGTCGGCTCGCGGTCGGAAGTCAGTGGATGAAGAGCAGCGCCAGCACCACCGGCACCACCAGGCCCAGGCCCACCCAGGGCCAGGTCGTGGGGCGCTGGCGCGCGTGCATCTGCAGCAGGAACAGGCCGGTCAGCGTGAAGACGATGCAGGCGATGGCGAAGACGTCGATGAACCAGCCCCATGCAGGACCGCTGTTGCGGCCCTTGTGGAGGTCGTTGAGGTAGGACACCCAGCCGCGGTCGGTGCGCTCGTATTCGACCGTGCCGCCGGCCTTGTCGATCGCCAGCCAGGCGTCGCGGCCCGGACCCGGCATCGACAGGTAGATCTCGTCTTCCGACCATTCGGCCGCGCGCCCGCCCAGCGGTGCATCGAGCGCGTCGCGCAGCCAGGCCGCCAGGGCCGGCGGCAGCGGCGCGGTGCCGTCCACGTGCGCGTCCAGCTGCGGCCGCAGGCGGTCGGGCAGCTCCAGCTGCCGGGTGTCGACCCTCGGGTCGCCCTCGATCTTCGCGGCGTGGTTGAGGGTGATGCCGGTGACCGCGAACAGCAGCATCCCGACCAGGCAGACCGCCGAGCTGATCCAGTGCCACTGGTGCAGGGTGCGCAGCCAGAAGCCGCGGCGCTGGCGGGCGTCAGCGCTGGCGCTGGAGGAAGGCGGTGCCGTCACGACTGGACCGGGAGGGGAAAGCGCGGAGTATAGCGGGCAGTGAGACGCATTCTCATCGCTGGAGGGCTCAGAACTGCACGTTCAGGCTGACCCAGAGGTTCCGCGCCTTGTCCTTGTTGTTGTAGTCGTCGAGATAGGTCGGCAGCCATTCGCCGGTGCCCGCGTCCTGCGTCCACAGGGTCTCGAACGACGTGAAGTCCTGGTCCAGCAGGTTGTTGATGCGCGCGTTGACCGCGACCCGGTCGCTGAAGCGGTACTGCGCGCCAAGGTGGAACACGGTGTAGTCCTCGTAGTCGCGGCGCACGCCGTCGAACACGTCGCGGTAGCGCGCGGAGCGGATTTCCGAGACCAGCTGCATGCTGAAGCGCTCGCTGGCCTGCCAGCCGAGGGTGGCGTTGGCCATGTGCTTCGCCGTGTCGGTCAGCGGCAGGCCCTGCTGCGGGCCGCTCAGCTGCTCGCTGTCGGTATACGTGTAGTTCGCGCGCAGCGACACGGCCTCGGTGATGCCCCAGCGCCCGGCCAGCTCGGCGCCCTGCACGCGCACCTCGTCGATGTTGATGTTCTGCGCGTAGGTGGTGTAGCCGAGCAGGCCGTAGTCGCCGAGGTTGGCGCAGGGGCGCACGCCGCCGGTCTGCGCGCAGCTCAGGCTGGTCTCGCCGCGGGCGATCTTGTCGTCGAAATCGTTGCGGAAGACGGTCACGTTGAAGTTGTGGCGGCTGTCGGGCGAGGTCCAGTACAGCGCGACCTCGCTGTTGACGCTGGTCTCGGGCTCCAGGTCCGGGTTGCCGACGAAGGGCGAGGTGCCCTGGCCGCCGAAGCCGGTGACGCCGTCGTAGAGATCGGTGGTCTTGGGCGTCTTGTAGCCGGTGCTGATGCCGCCCTTCAGGGTCCAGGCCGGGGACACGTCCCAGACCGCATAGGCGCGCGGGCTGAGGTGGCTGCCGAAGACGTTGTGGTCGTCGTGGCGCAGGCCCAGGGTGATGGTCAGCGCGTCGACCGGGTTCCAGTTGTCCTCGGCGAACAGCGACCACATCCGGTGCTCCTGGACCGTGCCGCCACCGTCGCCGCCGTCTTCCATGCCGAACACGCCGTCCTCGAGCTCGCCGTCGATGAGCTGGCCGCCAACCACGAGGTGGTGGCGCTCGCCGACGGCGAAGTCGAACTTGGCGTCGAGCGTGTACTGGCTGCTGTCCATCGTGCGGCCGGGCCGCGGCAGGAAGGTGTCGGCCACCAGCTGGCGGCGCTGCGCGCGGGTCAGCCCGGCGTAGGGCCCGGTGCCGCAGGTGGCCGCGTTGTTGCAGTACATGTCCTGGTGCAGCAGCCGCTCGGCGACGGTGAAGGGCAGGGTGCGGCCATGGTTGGCGGTGTCGATGTGGGCCAGCGACACGAAGCTGTTGCCCCAGTCCCACTGGCCCTGCCAAGTGAGGGCCCACTGGTCGCGGGTGAACTCCTGGTCGGAGGCGTAGCCCACGCGCGGCGCCGCGCGCCACAGGCCTTCGATGCCGTCGACCGTGCCCAGCGGATAGGTCTCGGTGCCGAGGTTGTTGATGTAGGGCGTGTTGTCGTATTCCTGCTTCGACGTGTCGTAGTCGAAGACCAGGCTCTGGTATTCGCTGGGCGTCCAGCTGAGGGTGAGGCCAGCCGAACGGTTGGTGTTGTCCACGGTCTTGCCGCCGCCGCCGAAGCCCAGCGAACGTTCCACCTGGGTGCCATCGGGCGCGCTGATCACCTCGTAGTCGGGCGTCGAGGCATCACGCTCGTACCAGGAGCCGCGCACGCCCAGGCCGAGCCGGTCGCGGACCAGTGGGCCACTCAGCGCGAAGTCGAAGGTGCTGTCGGTCCCGAAGTCGTCGTTCTCCTGGACATTGCGCGACACCGTGGCCGAACCGCGCCAGTGCTCGCCGACCTTGCGGGTGATGATGTTGACGACGCCGCCAAGCGCATCGGCGCCATACAGGGTCGAGGCCGGCCCGCGGATCACCTCGATGCGCTCGATCATGTCCAGCGGCGGGATGTGGTTGAACTGGTTGCCGCCGAAACTGTTGGGATAGATGTCGCCGTGGTTGTTCTGGCGCCGTCCGTCGACCAGGATCAGGGTGTAGTCGGGCCCCATGCCGCGCATGCTGATGGTCTTCTGCCCGGTCTTGTCCGAGGTCTCGCCCACGTCCACGCCTTCCAGGTCGCGCACCGCGTCGATCAGGGTGATGTAGGGACGGGTGACCAGCTCCTCGCGGGTCACCACGCTGATGCTCGCCGGTGCGTCGGTGAGCTTCTGCTCGAAGCCGGCGGCGGTGACCACGATGGTGTCGAAGTCCGTGGTGGCGACGGCACCCACCGGCAGGGTGTCCTGCGCCAGCGCCGCGGACAGCGGGAGCAGGGCTGCGATCGAGGCGGACAGGACGGTGGGCGCGAGCGCGCGGCGCCCGTGCAGGCGGGCAGCGTGGGTGGACATGGACGTTTCTGGCTCCGAGGCGGTATGGCGGATGCCTGACGTCACTGGCGGCTGCTGGACGGGTCGAGGCGTTGGCCGGCTTCCCGATAGGGTCCGGCGTGACCGGGAGCATGTTAATGAGAACCATTCACAGCTGCAAGCGATTGTCAGCCGGCCCGGCCTCCAGCGC
The sequence above is a segment of the Luteimonas sp. MC1750 genome. Coding sequences within it:
- a CDS encoding TonB-dependent receptor, whose translation is MSTHAARLHGRRALAPTVLSASIAALLPLSAALAQDTLPVGAVATTDFDTIVVTAAGFEQKLTDAPASISVVTREELVTRPYITLIDAVRDLEGVDVGETSDKTGQKTISMRGMGPDYTLILVDGRRQNNHGDIYPNSFGGNQFNHIPPLDMIERIEVIRGPASTLYGADALGGVVNIITRKVGEHWRGSATVSRNVQENDDFGTDSTFDFALSGPLVRDRLGLGVRGSWYERDASTPDYEVISAPDGTQVERSLGFGGGGKTVDNTNRSAGLTLSWTPSEYQSLVFDYDTSKQEYDNTPYINNLGTETYPLGTVDGIEGLWRAAPRVGYASDQEFTRDQWALTWQGQWDWGNSFVSLAHIDTANHGRTLPFTVAERLLHQDMYCNNAATCGTGPYAGLTRAQRRQLVADTFLPRPGRTMDSSQYTLDAKFDFAVGERHHLVVGGQLIDGELEDGVFGMEDGGDGGGTVQEHRMWSLFAEDNWNPVDALTITLGLRHDDHNVFGSHLSPRAYAVWDVSPAWTLKGGISTGYKTPKTTDLYDGVTGFGGQGTSPFVGNPDLEPETSVNSEVALYWTSPDSRHNFNVTVFRNDFDDKIARGETSLSCAQTGGVRPCANLGDYGLLGYTTYAQNINIDEVRVQGAELAGRWGITEAVSLRANYTYTDSEQLSGPQQGLPLTDTAKHMANATLGWQASERFSMQLVSEIRSARYRDVFDGVRRDYEDYTVFHLGAQYRFSDRVAVNARINNLLDQDFTSFETLWTQDAGTGEWLPTYLDDYNNKDKARNLWVSLNVQF
- a CDS encoding PepSY-associated TM helix domain-containing protein codes for the protein MTAPPSSSASADARQRRGFWLRTLHQWHWISSAVCLVGMLLFAVTGITLNHAAKIEGDPRVDTRQLELPDRLRPQLDAHVDGTAPLPPALAAWLRDALDAPLGGRAAEWSEDEIYLSMPGPGRDAWLAIDKAGGTVEYERTDRGWVSYLNDLHKGRNSGPAWGWFIDVFAIACIVFTLTGLFLLQMHARQRPTTWPWVGLGLVVPVVLALLFIH
- a CDS encoding DUF2271 domain-containing protein, giving the protein MRIPLTIVLGGLLATPVYAAELTVEVEIPRLTVAEYHRPYVAVYVEGADGKAAADLAVWYMQKDTAEGHGTKWLPDLRQWWRKSGRTQTLPVDGVSGPTRPAGRHALKFDARDPRLSGLAPGRYAVVVEAVREVGGRELLKIPFDWPAKAAQSGKAQGRSELGAVSLAFRP